The proteins below are encoded in one region of Pontibacter deserti:
- the pssE gene encoding PssE/Cps14G family polysaccharide biosynthesis glycosyltransferase, with the protein MIFITVGTQEPFDRLIAAIDRIASRFEQIDIIAQVAKSEYRARNIKTFPFCSPPEFDALFLKADLIISHAGMGTIISAMEYEKPILVLPRSAKLGEHRNEHQLATAKAFDKLNFIQVAYNESELETKLHEILNGDLKHSHKLNKYASPELIESIRNYIFD; encoded by the coding sequence ATGATTTTTATAACTGTCGGTACTCAGGAACCTTTTGATCGCTTAATAGCAGCTATAGACCGGATTGCGTCACGATTTGAGCAAATTGACATTATAGCACAGGTGGCTAAATCAGAATATAGAGCAAGAAATATAAAAACATTCCCCTTCTGTTCACCTCCTGAATTTGATGCCTTATTTCTGAAGGCAGATTTAATAATAAGTCATGCAGGTATGGGAACCATCATATCTGCAATGGAATACGAAAAGCCTATTTTAGTCTTACCCCGATCAGCAAAATTAGGAGAACATAGGAATGAGCATCAGTTAGCAACAGCCAAAGCCTTCGATAAACTTAATTTTATTCAAGTAGCATATAATGAGTCAGAGCTTGAAACTAAACTGCATGAAATATTAAATGGAGACCTGAAACATTCGCATAAATTAAATAAGTATGCATCCCCGGAGTTAATAGAATCAATCAGGAATTATATTTTTGATTAA
- a CDS encoding glycosyltransferase family 28 protein, with protein sequence MTTASGIKSHTDVENLKVMAIASAGGHWIQLLRLMPAFENCSIIFISTNSSFSDTVKGYDFHAVTDANRWNKLRLIKMVYEVYKLVNNIRPNVIISTGAAPGLAGMVIGRFLGAKTIWIDSIANVEKLSLSGSIASVVANRVYTQWPDLRTGKIIFNGNVLS encoded by the coding sequence ATGACAACAGCTTCAGGCATAAAAAGTCATACAGATGTTGAAAACTTAAAGGTTATGGCAATCGCTTCGGCAGGTGGTCATTGGATTCAATTGCTGCGTCTTATGCCTGCATTTGAAAATTGCTCAATAATCTTCATTTCTACTAACTCAAGTTTCTCAGATACAGTAAAAGGGTATGATTTTCATGCTGTTACAGATGCAAACAGATGGAATAAATTAAGATTGATAAAGATGGTTTACGAAGTTTATAAGCTTGTAAATAACATTCGCCCGAACGTAATTATTTCAACTGGTGCTGCACCAGGTTTAGCAGGTATGGTTATTGGCAGGTTTTTAGGCGCAAAAACAATCTGGATTGATAGTATCGCTAATGTAGAGAAACTTTCCTTAAGTGGAAGTATAGCCTCCGTGGTTGCTAACAGGGTTTATACACAATGGCCAGACCTTAGAACAGGTAAAATCATCTTTAATGGTAACGTATTGTCATGA